The nucleotide window AAATGATTTTGCTGAAGGTCTTCCATTTGTCCCTCCAGGTCCACTGATGGATCATATCAACAGGCTCGCTCGGCCTCCAGCTTCTGCCCCAGGCAGCCAAGATGCTCCAGCAGGCAATTGGGGGAGCGGGAAGGGGTCACATGTTGACTCTGCCGGCTCCCTCCAGGCAAGGCCTCAAAAGTCAGATCTGCGTCGTGGCTCCTGCTGAGTGGTCGCTCCTCCCACAAGACTCCCCGTTTCCAGGATCCTGTAGCCACTCTCCCCACCGGCACCTGCAGCCAGCAGTGATGATGCCACCGCTGCTCTTGTGGTTTCCCTACACCCTGACAACATCTATGTAAATGGTGTCTTTAGGAGGTGTTTTCAAATCTCCCAATCTGCGTACACCATCAATTTTCTGTCCGGAAGTCTGAACAACTAAGCAATTCAtggtcttttctcttcctctataTGCAAATCACCCCTGGAAAAAACAACTCACGTTGGAGCTGGAGTTGATGACTTTTAACTCGTGAGGTTTCGGCCTGTGCACAGACTTTCCCCCTTGGTCCTGCCCTCCCTCTTCAGAGAAGAATTCCTTCCATGGCAATTCCCGAAGATGCTCATCCACAGATACAATGTGTCCCTCTGTTGTGAACATGTATCTGGTTCCAGACTTGTGTACTGGATTGTCTTCATCAAACAGCTAGAGGGAACGGAGAAAAAGATACAACCAATAATTGTAGCACACTTggaactgaatcatgggggcatgtcccagctacccagggagTAGAATTTGCTTGGGCCTCATGCTTCTCAGTGACAACTGGGTGAAAACGAATTGACTGACAACTGTGGTGCCCAACCCAGGCTGCAAGGCAGAATCATCTGCTTCATCTAAACTCAGATACCTAGACCTGCCTCTCCCCTACACATATCCTGCCCAGATGCAGAGACTCAGAAATTCCAAGGCTAAGGCCCAAGCACAGGTAGTCTATAAAAGTTCGCTGGATGATTTCCATGTGCTACCTAAGAGTTCTCCTGCTGGAATTCTAGAACTACACCCAACCTCACACACACCTAGACCCTGAACTGTAAACGCTGACAGGGAGGGACTAAGTTTTATCCACCACCATATCCCCAGGGCCTAGCACAGAGCCCAACACATCTGCCAACATTCACTTCACTTCTTGCACAACAAGGGTTGGGCTCTGAAGACGCAATGGCCACAAGGCACAGTCCTTTCCCTCAATGGTGCATGTGACACGGAATGAAAGAGCATCTAGAAAGAACATCTAACCCAATATGGGATGCAACAGTGCAGGAGAAGGTAAGCGTTCtgtgaatgttgaatgaatgaatacctaGAAACTCTCTGAAACTTTATTGGTCACCTAAACTATTTCAAGATGAGGAAAAATGAGATTCAGTGCAGCTTGTCAATGTTTACACAGTAACAAGAGAAGAACAGGGCAGACCACAGGTTTTCCTCTCcccagactccaggttctttcaGCTAGCACACCCTACAGGGTCACCTGCCTTTTACTCTAAAACTCGCCCTGTTAACGTCCTTCTGACACCACTGGCTGCTGGATGGAAACATGCAGCTAGGCTGCTCTGAGCAGCCTGATTTAGCAGAACGGAGCCACCTGCACGGAGAGCAAGAACCACTGCACACACAGGAATCGACAGCAGGACAGCTGTCTTCCCACTGGACAGACCACATGGGCTGCTGGCAGACATACCTCTGCAGTCATCTGTGAAAAGACACCAGACACAGAAGAGCACCGTCTTAATGGATTAGACCAGCAGCTCCAAAACCTGGCTCATGTGAAACCACTGGAGGCACTTGTCAAAATGACAGATTTCTGAGCCCGCTTATTCTGAAGATTCTGACTTAACATGGCTGTCATCTTAGCAAGGGCCCCAGGGTGATTTGGACCCAGCTAGCCCCAGGCCTAGGAACCACGGAATTAGATAAACACAATTTATCACAGCTGCTTCTATCTCTGACCCTCTGCCCAAGTTCTCAGTTGCCATGCTACCTTCTAACCTGGAAATCCTGCCCTCTGTTTCTATGTGGCCATACTGAGGAAAGTGGCAGGGGGCACAAGAGTGGCTGTATGCACGAGGCAGAGCAGTGAGGTGGAAACAGCACCAGACAGGGAGTCAGGACCACAGTTCACACTTCAGCTCTGCCACAGCCACCGCCATACTTCAAGCAAGTCGCCTGACCTCTGTGTAGGCTGTAGTTCTTGTGAGGGAAATAATGAACATATGAACATTAGGTAATACCAAAGGTTTCATCCAGGTCCAgaaattctctctatatatatacacacacacacacacacacacacacacagtcatgtgCCTGAGGATGTGTGTATGGACAGAGACAAGGCTGAGCTGCAGGTCCTGGCCAAGATCACATACATCAAGAGAAGTGAGAAGCCATTATGAACACAGCTCTCTTCCTCAGAGGCGTCTTCCCCGACCACCGCAACTAACGCTGGTTCTGTATCAATCGTTACCAGCATTTCCCAGTTTGTAATCATAAGTTCAGTTCTTGGTTTACTTGACAAATGACTTTTCAACAAGGTTGGAAACCATGAAAGAAGATAGTAATATCCTTTGGTTCTGACAGCGTTTGTATCCTGGGAATGCACAATGTCCAGCATGTAGCTGTGCCCAGTAAGTATCTGTCAGATGGAAGACTATGCGAATGCTTGCTCTAAGCAATACTAAACATTCCTGGGTTCATCTTGCAACACACATACCAGATACAAGTATTTACAGGTCTCACTGAGAAAGAAGCTCTCCATCCGGTCTTCTGTGGACTTGTCAATGACGTGATGCAGCGTGGCGTACCCACACCTACAAAACAATCATCCGGTCAGTCCTGCCTCTCTTCATTCCCATCTGCTGATCCACTTaagaagcagaaacattctcTTATCAGAATAATCAACCAGTCATCCAGCACCATATGAAACTATGCTTACATTGAAGGGCTCTCCTTTTTTATAGCCTGGGTTGTTTGCAAATTTACTTAGCAAGTGCTTTTGGCTGCTAAATTATCAGGTGAGTTACAGGgtgtgggcgtggtggcggggtgCTGGCCAGAAGCATAACACGGCACCAAGAAAATGACTGGcaacaaatttaaaaggactAATTTAAATTTCTAGTCCTAATCCTTGTAGAATTGACTTATTATTTGAGTATTGACTTATTATTTAAGatagtactttaaaaaaaaaacttatgatatagcaggtaaaaaaaaaagcatgtcacAAAATTGAAATATAGAGTATGTttcttacatatacatatatacacacatcatatataagatatatttaaaagattataagTACATACATTTCAATACTGACTACAGTTTTCTCTGTATGTGGAGATTACAGTGATAATATTCTActgctttatattttctgtaCTCCCTAAACATTTTAgcatatatgttattatataacTAGGGGAAAGAAGTTAGAATGAACACCCATAATCTGCTAGAACCTCATGGAAAAAAAAGGACAGTTCTCACCACAATGGAAAGGTTCTACTACACCAAAAGGTAAGCAATTTCCCTGTAAATGTAACATTAATGACCTGGTTCtataaattaaaatgcaaactaGGATATTTCCCcaaaacaatttgaaataaattaaaagtggCTGACAGAAAAAGGTAGGAACTTAGAAAACTGACTTGACTTTTGTGTACTTTTCCAGACTCTGCAGAATATCCATTCCTACATGGAGGTAGAAGGGATTCTTGGTTGCCTAGAGAGAACACGAGAGAATGTGATCCAGCATGGGCTTGGAAGACATGCCATCAACAAACATCATGGTGACTGCAGGGCTTCCCCGTGGAGACGAGTCGCCAGCCAAAGGAAGAAACAGGGCCCAGGTCATTTATCTTGCAGGGTCACAACGGTTAGAGGACTAAGGTATTCCGTCAGTTCACATCAAAGCGTACCTGTGACTTGTTTAACTTTAGCCAGGGGTAAGACCATCTGTTCCAGGGTAGAACAATAATCTACTTTGGTTGCCATCATgattagaaacaaaacaatgcCCACCCTGACAGCACCATATCTGAGAACAAATCCAATTTCTATCTTGCCTCAGAACTCTCCAGAAACTTAAGACACAGGCACAGGAAAGAGAACCTTGCCACCATTCCGCTTATGGCACCATGAGGAAAGGCTGATGGGAACAAGACTTTCCAAAGTGTAAAAGGAGGCCGCCACCCTTTCCTCTCTAATCACCCTGAGAAATCAGTCCTCAGTTGCCTACTCTTCTCACACATACTCTTAGATGGTTTTACTAGAGAAAAAAACTTCTCTGGGAAGATAAGCCTTTATCCAACAAACAGTTTAAAAGTTGGGGATCTTTAATTCATGCCTAGTGCCAGATTGCAGCAACAAACAACAAGGTTAGCAGTCTCCGGATTAAAAGTGCACAGGGTGTGGCTTCGGAGGGTAAAGCTGTAGAGTGCAAGACATCTCTGTCAACGTGAAGGAGAAGCGGAAAACATGAAAGAAGCAGTGACAGAAACAAAGAGGAGTAAGCTCACAGGCTACAGGACTAAGCTTAAGAGGAGAAATCAGCCAGTAACTGGCACGCCATCCTCCGTGTACAGCCTTTCTACTGGGCTCAGAAAGGCCAAACAGGTGGCTattatcttttcccttttttgagAGGTTACCTAAAACTCATGAGGTCCCTTTTTAGGCATGAGGACTACTACCAGTTTCACAGgatttctttccccttttttcaTCTGAAGCAAATGGCAAGGATTTGGtataaaaaaattgttgaataaataaattcaaatctTAGTGTTAGCTCCACTACCAGAGTTTCTAAAAATCCCCACTACCAGAGTTTCTAAAACTCAGGCTCTGCTGCTAGGGCTGGCCCACAGTGGGCATCTGTTACAGGCCTACTGAATTTCACCAAGGCCAGTTTCTTGGTGAGTTAACCACTCGTGCTGCTGTGCATGTGAATGGACGAGGACTctcagtgtgtatatatgtatggcaTGAACAGAAGTATAAATATCTGGCTTCAACTGTCAGGAAGAAGACATTTCACAGTTAAAGTCACATTCCCTCTGCCACTGAAGTAATTTCACAAAGGATGAacactattttttatatatatatatatacacacacacacacacacacaaacagtaaACAAAAACAGGCATCCAGATGAATCCCAGATGATTTCCTTTACAACCAAgaaaatcaattttctttttgtctgaatAGTTGTTACACAGACCGGGGCTCCACAGTACACTGATGCAGAATTGCATCCTAAAAACGGGTCTTCTGATCAAATACATTTGGAAAACACCTTAGTACAAAATCTTCCTCATGAATACTTAAAGATGTGAGACATAAGTCCTACGGTAAAAACATGATTCAGCTTTGTAGAATATGAGGTTAAAAACATATTTGACTGCAGATGCCTTCTCTGTCCTGTGAAGTTACGAATGACACTGAACACTAACAAGACTACGGATAGGGGGTAACTCAATCAGAGTCACTATGAAACAACATAACCATAAATCACTCAGCAAATGTTCATTAAGAACGAACTGCTGGGGTCAGGGGAGgcagtgaaaggaaaaaaaaaaacaacacacaactCTAGTACCTGGTAGAGGAGATACGTGGATTCCACTAACTCTGGTCTCAGTGGGTAGAAGAGAACGTCAGGGGCCTGCAGCTGCCAGTTATATCTCTCAGGGAGGGCACCATATCGTTTCCATATAGCATAGTAGAAGGCATGAAGGCAGATGGCATCTTCCACATCTCCTATCAGCACCTAAGGAGAGGACACAGGTCATCAGGCTGAGATACCATTCCTAGAGTGACAAGACATGGCACAAAGGGCCTGCCTGGGCTCTCCTCTGCCCCTGAGTTCTTACTTGACCTACACATAGGGTTAAAGACAAAACCAACCCAAAAGTGACAACCCAGACAAATAAATGCCCTCCCTATCTGGCCACTAATGCCAAATTGATGTGAACTGCACACAGAAAAAGAGATTACGTGTACTAATGAACAAGGAATAAACAACTGAGCGATGGATTATCCAAAAATCACACACAGCCCAGCACAATgcctcatgccagtaatcccagcactttgggaggctgaggtgggcagatcacctaaggcctggagttcgagaccagcctggacaacatagtgaaaacccgtctctactaaaagtacaaaaaattagccgggtgtggtggcaggcgcctgtaatcccagctaccctggaggctgaggcaggagaatctcttgaacccaggaggtggaggttgcagtgagccaagattgcgccactgcactccagcctgggcaacagagcaagacttcatctcaaaacaaaaacaaacaaaaataaaaatcacacacaGTCACTTCTCAAACATGGTTTCGCACTTGTGTGGAATGGCTCTGTTCAATATTCTGGAGACTAATTTCACAAACAGAGAGATGAAGACATATAGTTTTAGTGACCTCCCAAATCCAAAGGAGACAGAGAATGCTCAggttattaaaaaagaaagaaaaggagggagaagcCCTTTCTGGTGATTGGTTATTCTTAGGAAATCTGATGGCAAAATACCTGCAGTCCAGGGAAAAAGGCCTGCAGAGAGTCAATCCAGGTGTTCATCAGCTGCCCACTGAACATGTTCACGTTGACATAGAGTGGAGGGTCTCCTTCTCCTTCATTGCAGGCTTCCCGCCTGCAAACCCAAGCAGCACATTCAATGGTGAAAAGAAAGCTCACTGACAGATCTCTACCTCTCCAGCAGCCACTGGTGGtttcatttaaatggaattaacattaattttttctcCTAACTCATTCCTTAAACCTTTGGAGACAGACTGCCTTTAATTATCTACATTAGACTCTAGCAGAAGATAATATTTACCACAGGATCAAAGTTCCTAATGCAGCCATTATAGTATGTCAGGATTTCACAGTATTCTGCAGAAAGCACTTTGAGCTTTGGGTTTAAGAGCCCTGCCACATAAGAGAATTCAGTATATAGTATGGGCCTATGCTGGATTTCACCTGAGCAGAAAAGCTTGGTTCTTTTGGTACAAAGAGTCTCTTCTCTAGTAATGTCCTACAGCTTGGGCCTGGAGAAAtgcatcagagcaagacccttggGGATTACTGCTCAATTTAGTTTGCAgctttgaaaagcaaaaataaataaattccaccCAAAAGGCCCCTTACTGAAACATAGCACATACAAATGGTTCCTACAACAGCAATGTAGAAATGGACCCAAGAAAATCCAAGCAGGAAGCTCAGTAGCTATAACTCGCACTGAAACTGGACACTTAACATAGAAATACATACAAAGAAAGATCTGGGGcccacgtgtggtggctcacgcctgtaattccagcactttgggaggctgaggcgggcggatcacgaggtcaggagtttgagaccagcctgaccaacatggtgaaaccccatctctactaaaaatacaaaaatcagccaggcaaggtggcacacggctgtaatcccagctactcaggaggctgaggcaggagaatcgcttgaacccaggaggcagaggttgctgtgagccaacatcgtaccactgtactccagcctgggtgacagagcaagactctgactcaaaaaaaaaaaagaaagaaagaaagatctggGAAAGAGAGTGACACTACGTAGAAGCCACTGTAGCTTCAaatggctctctctctctcctgtcatcCTGGAGACACACAACAGAAAATGGTGAATAATGTTTTAAACAAACtcggagagaaaaaaaaatgtggtagcTGTCCTTTCTATCACCAAGTATAAAGACTAATCCTAACAATTCTTTGGAAAGTATTAGAAACAAAACATTGTCCTGCATTGCAGACCTATCTGCAATTAAAGCCACAGTTAAACACTGGGATGTGTCAGCCCCTGTAGTAGCAGCAAGTCTCTAAGACGGCCCCCAAGAACCTCTATTCCTGTGAGTCACACCCTTGCATAGCCCCCTCCCACACTGAATGTATCATTTTGATCTGGGTGACTAATGGTCTGGCAAAAGTATTGGTATATCATTCCCAGATTAGTCATGAAAGCACTGTGGCTGCCATTttggcctctttctttttctctcagatCACTCACTCTGGGGGAAGCCAGTAGCCATGAGCTACCTACAAAGAAGCCCCTTGGCAAAGAACTGAGccctccagccaacagccaaaGAGGAACTGAAGACTGCCAGCAACCAAAGTGAGCCTGAAAGGGGATCTCCCAGCACCATCGGGCCTTGGCATGGCTGTGGCCCTGGCCACTAGCTTGACAACAACCTCAGGAGAGATCCTGGGCCAGAATGACTGGCTCAGCTGCTCCCGGATTACTGTCGCTAAGAAACTTCATGAGATAAtgcttgttgttttaagccactaggttCTGGGGTACTATGCTATGCAGCGACAGAAAGCTAACACAGCTCTTTGCCCCCAGATGACTGACAAACTAGGAGAGGTGGTAAGGTGAGGGCAGAGATAAACAGACCCTGTGATTGtatgttaaaaaaatacaaacgcTTCATAATGCTTTCTATTTGCTTTACAAGGCAACAGAAGAGATGTTAGGGAGACATACCCTCTTCTTAAGTAGTTCTGAATACTCTGATATGCAGCATTAAACATTTCTAGGTCTTCTTTTTCTCCAAAGAGAATGTAAGATTTCAAGAGGTATTCATAGAAGGAGTCCAGCCCGGCACCCAGGCCACTCTGCTTTCCAACCCAATGGCCCGTCTGAATGTTCACAACATTgcctacaaaaataaacaaggcaCTTGAGGTCCCAGCTGTCTCATCAGGGAGGACATAGATGGAGACAGGCCTCCTACTCCAACCACACTGCTCCTCAGCACCTTTATCCTTGGCATACAGGAGAAGGAGTGGTTGCTTGGACCTAACATTTTTATCAGTCTTATCACTAACTTAGCCTAGACATCTTTCTAAATATATAGCGTTTACTGACACAAACATGGGGATAAACatttaatgcaaaataaaaataggtttCTCATTTTGCTTTTCCAGATTGACAATGCATTTCAAAACCCAAGAGTTTTTCACAGACTTTAACCCAGTACTGCCATTCCTGGGAATTTAtccaaaaaaaagatgattttaaaaagaaaaagtagccaggcatgatggctcacacttacaatcccagcactttgggaagccgaggcaggcggatcgcttgagctcaggagctcgagaccagcctgggcaacatggtgaaactctgtctctaccaaaaacacaaaaaatttgctgggtgcgatggcaggtgcctgtagtgccagctactcacgaggctgagatggggggttCACTTGATCccagggatcacttgagcctgggaggcagaggttgcagtgagcagagattgtgccactgccgtccagcctgggtgacagagggagaccctgtctcaaaagagaaaaaaaaaaaaagaaaagggaaaagataattttttcttaataataaaaacaacaacaaaagtggtCATCATGAATGCAAGGCAATAACTTGGAAACAAATGATCTGCCAAATGTCAGGCAGaatcaaaatatttgtttatattataatgaaaaatatataaaagttacaCAGGCCAGGCTGAAAGGGTCTATAGAAACCTAAAAAGTTGACAATCGGGAGTGACACTGGTCAACTATTTGGTGATAGGCTGACAATTTGAGTgacttctttatttctattgctgTTGTTAAATACaacaaatgtatacataaattTCACAACTTAAGACAGTGACATGAGTTAAAATAAcacctaggctgggcacagtggcttacacctgtaattccagtactttgtgaggccaaggtgggagaattgcttgcgctcaggagtttgagactagtcaggcaacataatgagaccctgtctctacataaaataaacaaaattagctggacatggtggcacacgccggtcgtctcagctacttgggaggctgaggcgggaggatcactgaacccggcaggtggaggccgcagtgagccaagatcgcaccactgaactccagcctgggtgacacagtgagaccctatctcaaaataaataaataaataaaataacaccttCAGTTACCAAAATACTGATAATTAGTGAAGATAAATGATGAGTACATAGGGGTCATTATTCATCATACTTTCTCTCTACTatattctgaaattttccataataatttttaagtaacATCTTGACCAAACATTCTCAAGGGAAAAAACCCCACTTCATACAGGTTTAATCTGGACTTTCCATCTACTACCACAGgcccagattttttaaaaggaaaaagctgCTCCATCAGTAACTCTAAATTCTTATATTTAGAACCTTATATTGAAGCAATAAAATCTGCCTCAGAGGCAGTTCTTTTTACGGCATTTCCATTAACAATAATTTTCAAGTGGAATATGCCAGGGGATCCGAATCAGAAGGGAGCCCTCAAACACAAAAGCTTAATGCTTTTCCATCAGACCATGCAGCCTCTCTGCAAAGGGTCACATAAAGAAATTAGATACAGCTGACACAATTCTTGCTGAGTTGTCAATTGAGTTGAAGAGTAAAAAGGGGGCAGAGCCCAgagaagatgaaaggaaaaggGGACCAAGCAGTGTGCAGTCCCAATGGCAAGTAAAGGTGCCACACCTAGTAATCCTGTATCATTGCTCCGGAGGTTCCAAAGGGCTTTCACTGCTCGTCTGGCCACCCACTCAAATGTGGAGTCCCCCAGGAGCCGACTCAGAATCCCGAATTCCACCAGGAGGGAACCGGCTCCCGCTGTGCATGTCTCATTATTGGTGTCAGGAGGAACTCCTGTCTTTAGATTCACCTGGGGATGGGAACAGACAAAGACTGTGACAAAACTCAAGGAATCCACAGGGCTGAAAAGCCGGGTCTCAGAGACTACACTCAGCTAATAAACCAAGCTTACCACAGTGAGAGTCAGCCCTCTGCCTTCCAAGATACATCTGAGGTGAATAcgggaattaaatttaaaagacacaaacaagACAATAACAACAGCAGAGCCTTGCTTTATTAATATGAGCAAGTCTTCAGGGAATGGCTATAACACTTCACTAAACCTTCTCTTTCCAGCAGGTTTTCTTCATGGTAACATAGGCACCAGGCTTTAGGGTTAGAGACAAAAACAAACTATAGAatttcttctgaattttaaatgaatCACTATGAACTCACTCCTGCTCAGCACCTAAACAAACCTCAAACTGGGAGAGAAAGGAGGCACTACCAGAATATGACAGCCAGTTTCATCATGAAGGCTCTGTGCTCTGGCAGTTCTCAGTCAGTTACCTAAAAGGCTGACTCCATTCCCAGAGGAGTTCTGGGCTTGGCAAATCAGATGTCACAAATATATAATCTAATTCCAGATCCTGGCATTTAAATCAGCAGCTAACTTGCTGGTCTGTGCAGCCTTTATTTGAAAGATCCACGTGAAGCATTGAAAAGAACACTCACTGAGCTCCCGCAATACCCATGTGAGGATCTCTGGGAAAATAGACCCAAGTCAGAGATGAAGACAAACTCCCCACACTGCTTTGTAGCAGAGAATATAAATCACACATGTAAATGGACTTAAGAATACTGAACTTCACAGAACATCAACTCTTTAAGGGGAAGGAATAAGTCATATATATCATTGTTTGCCTTTCATACAGtggatgctcagtaaatgctgaatgaattttaaaatatttacatcataTTTAAGGCCAAATTCTTCTAAGGACACTGCTTTTCTCGTctacctccattccattccttctcccaaataaattaataagcaaAGAATTTTAATTCAGGAAGATAATGAATTGTCAAACACAAAGGGTCGAACCAGTCTACCCACCCGAGGATATGGAATCCCTGTCTTGGTGTTTTCAAAAGCAGGGAGGAGCCGCACCGCCAGGTCATGGGCCATGTATAACAACTCATTATCATAGTCCTTAATTGTCATGTCACCAAAGGGCTGCTTGGAGTCAGTTATTATTCTGTGAGCAGAAAGGAGGCTTCCCAGGACCCTAATGACAGGAAGaacaaaaagataatacaatCATGTTGCTTGTAAATGCACATAATCCAATTCAGAAAGATAGAAGTATGTTCATATCCACATAGACTCAGAACTGCCTGACGTCAGAGAGACCTGACTTAATGGCCTCTTGAATTCCTTTCTAGCTCTAATAATACACGATTGATTTTTGTTAACCATATTactaaaaga belongs to Pongo pygmaeus isolate AG05252 chromosome 2, NHGRI_mPonPyg2-v2.0_pri, whole genome shotgun sequence and includes:
- the EDEM1 gene encoding ER degradation-enhancing alpha-mannosidase-like protein 1; its protein translation is MQWRALVLGLVLLRLGLHGVLWLVFGLGPSMGFYQRFPLSFGFQRLRNPDGPASPASGPVGRPGGLSGPSWLQPPGTGAAQSPLKAPRRPGPGMCGPAHWGYVLGGRGRGPDEYEKRYSGAFPPQLRAQMRDLARGMFVFGYDNYMAHAFPQDELNPIHCRGRGPDRGDPSNLNINDVLGNYSLTLVDALDTLAIMGNSSEFQKAVKLVINTVSFDKDSTVQVFEATIRVLGSLLSAHRIITDSKQPFGDMTIKDYDNELLYMAHDLAVRLLPAFENTKTGIPYPRVNLKTGVPPDTNNETCTAGAGSLLVEFGILSRLLGDSTFEWVARRAVKALWNLRSNDTGLLGNVVNIQTGHWVGKQSGLGAGLDSFYEYLLKSYILFGEKEDLEMFNAAYQSIQNYLRRGREACNEGEGDPPLYVNVNMFSGQLMNTWIDSLQAFFPGLQVLIGDVEDAICLHAFYYAIWKRYGALPERYNWQLQAPDVLFYPLRPELVESTYLLYQATKNPFYLHVGMDILQSLEKYTKVKCGYATLHHVIDKSTEDRMESFFLSETCKYLYLLFDEDNPVHKSGTRYMFTTEGHIVSVDEHLRELPWKEFFSEEGGQDQGGKSVHRPKPHELKVINSSSNCNRVPDERRYSLPLKSIYMRQIDQMVGLI